From the Eremothecium cymbalariae DBVPG#7215 chromosome 6, complete sequence genome, one window contains:
- the PLP2 gene encoding Plp2p (similar to Ashbya gossypii AFR552C), whose protein sequence is MNFPNEPKFQIEVDEREDTEWNDILRQRGIIPERPPSPSAQLEEALEEAIQKQHKNRLEDKSLSDLEELEDDEDQEFLEYYKRKRMAELRQQQVKAKFGEVFHVDKPEYNKEITECSNSSITKGTCSDSIDNEDSESEGVYVFVHLKSEGKLQSRLLSSLFQQVAPKFPQIKFVEILANRAIENYPEANTPTLLVYYKGDVIKNIVTLVELGGNSTTLGDLEKLMVSLGAVDNKDSRLLMNEDDEDARGERHFRYTNNSTIRSGVADKFRVGLGNANGDNDDFFD, encoded by the coding sequence ATGAACTTTCCTAATGAGCctaaattccaaattgaagttgatgaaaGGGAAGATACTGAATGGAATGATATTTTAAGGCAGCGTGGCATAATTCCAGAAAGGCCACCATCTCCCTCAGCGCAGCTGGAGGAAGCTCTTGAAGAAGCCATTCAAAAGCAACATAAGAATCGTTTAGAGGATAAGAGCTTATCCGATTTAGAGGAACTtgaagatgacgaagatCAAGAATTTTTAGAATATTATAAGAGGAAACGTATGGCAGAATTACGCCAACAGCAGGTGAAGGCTAAATTCGGTGAGGTTTTCCATGTCGATAAACCAGAGTATAACAAGGAAATCACAGAATGCAGCAATTCTAGTATTACTAAGGGAACGTGCTCAGATAGTATTGACAATGAAGATAGTGAATCTGAGGGAGTATATGTTTTTGTGCATTTAAAGTCAGAAGGAAAATTACAAAGCAGGCTACTATCTTCACTGTTCCAACAAGTTGCTCCTAAGTTCCCTCAAATAAAGTTTGTAGAGATTCTTGCCAATAGGGCGATAGAAAATTATCCAGAAGCTAATACGCCCACTTTATTGGTATACTACAAGGGCGAtgttatcaaaaatattgttacTTTAGTGGAACTAGGGGGGAATAGCACCACTTTGGGTGATCTGGAGAAACTAATGGTGAGCCTTGGCGCTGTGGACAATAAGGATTCGAGATTACTTATGaatgaggatgatgaagatgctaGAGGCGAGCGGCATTTTAGGTATACAAACAATAGCACCATTAGGTCTGGAGTTGCTGACAAATTCCGTGTAGGATTAGGCAATGCTAATGGCGACAATgatgatttctttgattga
- a CDS encoding rhodanese-like domain-containing protein (similar to Ashbya gossypii AFR555W), whose translation MTTQSLWERIKEAWQGEAYVLNYGIRKYQFQDIKELVLNPRVDKLLVDVREPQEYSSVHIPGARNIPYRSQPRAWELDEASFRRQYGFKKPPLQGVELIFYCQAGSRALEAADRAEAAGYRNIATYPGSTNDWLANEGYKL comes from the coding sequence ATGACGACACAAAGTTTATGGGAACGAATTAAAGAGGCTTGGCAGGGGGAAGCCTATGTGTTGAACTATGGAATACGTAAGTATCAGTTTCAAGATATCAAGGAACTAGTCTTGAACCCCAGGGTAGACAAGTTACTAGTAGACGTCAGGGAGCCACAAGAATACTCCTCTGTTCACATTCCAGGCGCCCGCAACATTCCGTACAGATCGCAGCCTCGTGCTTGGGAATTGGATGAGGCTTCATTCAGAAGACAATATGGCTTTAAAAAGCCTCCTCTTCAAGGTGTCGAGTTGATTTTCTACTGTCAGGCCGGGTCAAGAGCACTCGAGGCTGCCGACCGTGCTGAAGCAGCAGGCTACAGAAACATTGCAACCTACCCCGGCTCAACAAATGATTGGCTAGCCAATGAAGGGTACAAGCTCTAA
- a CDS encoding phosphoglycerate mutase (similar to Ashbya gossypii AFR554W) translates to MGKPIQFYCNNDKQNVLRIFVIRHGQTAENMNKVLQGHKDTSLNETGYEQADKLGSYLVNEQDIKFDKVICSDLKRCQQTIKQILGHYDEHNRPEVELTYRLRERFLGPIEGMVLENAEKYATANGKGSFKDFGEQLDKFETRIVSKVKEVVGECQNMKNIALITHGGSIRQLLKSLNYNDIPIHKVTVFNTSVTIIDYIKDSSTFEVRRVGNTQHLGDGLFIVNDSRLR, encoded by the coding sequence ATGGGAAAGCCAATTCAATTTTACTGTAACAATGATAAACAGAATGTGTTGCGAATATTTGTGATCAGGCATGGACAAACAGCGGAAAATATGAATAAAGTGTTACAAGGACATAAAGACACTTCTTTGAATGAAACTGGATATGAGCAAGCAGACAAATTAGGCAGTTATTTAGTGAATGAACAAGATATCAAATTTGATAAGGTAATATGCAGCGATTTGAAAAGGTGTCAACAGACGATCAAGCAAATTCTTGGGCATTATGACGAACACAATCGGCCGGAGGTTGAGCTGACATACAGATTACGAGAACGGTTTTTGGGGCCAATCGAAGGCATGGTGCTGGAAAATGCTGAAAAATATGCAACTGCCAATGGCAAGGGCTCCTTTAAGGACTTTGGCGAACAGCTAGATAAATTTGAGACTAGGATTGTGTCCAAAGTGAAGGAGGTGGTTGGTGAGTGTCAGaacatgaaaaatattgcGCTTATTACCCATGGTGGTTCGATTAGGCAACTTCTAAAAAGCTTAAACTATAACGATATCCCGATACACAAAGTAACAGTATTCAATACGTCAGTGACAATAATTGACTATATTAAAGACAGTAGCACTTTCGAAGTAAGACGTGTGGGCAACACGCAGCACTTGGGCGACGGGCTATTTATTGTCAACGACTCTAGATTACGCTAG
- the MRE11 gene encoding MRX complex nuclease subunit (similar to Ashbya gossypii AFR553C), with product MGSLVGELDEYPDSDTIRILITTDNHVGYNESDPIMGDDSWKTFHEIMMLAKSKNVDMILQGGDLFHVNKPSKKSMYQVMRSIRLACMGDKACELELLSDPCKVFKSNEFRDVNYEDPNFNISIPMFAIAGNHDDASGNGLLTPMDILQVSGLINHFGKVEETDNIDINPLLFRKGVTQLALYGLASIRDERLFRTFKEGHVKFNVPSGDTDKWFNIMCVHQNHSSHANTAFLPEAVLPEFLDLVIWGHEHECIPHLVHNSAKGFDVLQPGSSVATALCSGESRDKFVFILELKQGQSPKLVPIPLATVRPFLMDDITLAAIPGLKPHDKEGIVKQLVNKVNSLIEKANDLSSKRLGIISGEENEKLAHPLIRLRVNYISPQNSSMDYQVENPRRFSNRFVGRVANANNVVQFYKRKLPGKHESVSSKKNVSLNLDALNQYSHADGELQVETLFKDLLSGMSLSLLPEIGMNEAVRKFVDKDDKTALKQFIDHEVNHEVKLLSTNKDFLRSENLEDLKKLVKQVKLSTQSTADPPASITGNSANSEVEMNSFMDETTESQLGFESTKPAIKRATKNIKSKRAKSTQHGNRLPELLDLDEEEIDDDIVSVSIDEDSDDNLMLSEQQEENSITRVSTEHSAGHKSTFKGANTKSKRTASKDIPTRRSTSNTPKTAVLQALLNKKRGPMK from the coding sequence ATGGGATCTTTGGTAGGGGAGTTGGATGAATATCCCGATAGCGATACTATCAGGATTTTGATAACCACAGACAATCATGTTGGTTACAATGAATCAGATCCGATTATGGGGGATGATTCGTGGAAGACTTTTCATGAGATTATGATGCTAGCAAAGAGTAAAAATGTGGATATGATATTGCAGGGTGGGGATTTGTTTCATGTGAATAAGCCTTCGAAGAAATCGATGTACCAGGTAATGAGGTCAATTAGACTTGCTTGTATGGGGGATAAGGCGTGCGAGTTGGAGCTGCTAAGTGATCCTTGTAAGGTTTTCAAATCCAATGAGTTTCGTGACGTAAACTATGAGGATCctaattttaatatttctATTCCTATGTTTGCTATTGCAGGGAATCATGATGATGCATCAGGAAACGGCCTGTTGACGCCTATGGATATATTACAAGTTTCCGGGTTGATCAACCACTTTGGAAAGGTGGAGGAGActgataatattgatattaatCCGCTTCTGTTTCGTAAGGGTGTTACGCAGCTGGCGTTGTATGGCTTGGCATCTATCAGAGACGAACGGCTATTTAGGACATTCAAAGAGGGACATGTAAAGTTTAATGTTCCCTCTGGTGATACAGACAAGTGGTTCAACATCATGTGTGTGCATCAAAATCATTCGAGCCATGCCAATACGGCGTTTCTACCTGAGGCTGTTCTTCCAGAGTTTTTAGATTTGGTTATCTGGGGTCATGAACACGAATGCATACCTCATCTTGTGCACAATTCGGCCAAGGGTTTTGATGTATTGCAACCTGGCTCTAGTGTTGCTACGGCATTATGTAGTGGTGAGTCTAGGGATAAATTCGTTTTTATCCTAGAACTGAAGCAAGGCCAGTCCCCTAAATTAGTCCCAATCCCGTTAGCGACGGTGAGGCCCTTTCTTATGGATGATATTACATTGGCAGCGATACCTGGACTTAAGCCACATGACAAAGAGGGAATTGTGAAACAATTGGTGAATAAGGTCAATAGTTTGATTGAAAAAGCCAATGACCTAAGTTCTAAGCGCCTTGGGATAATAAGCGGTGAAGAGAACGAAAAGCTAGCACACCCCCTTATCAGACTGCGTGTGAATTACATAAGTCCTCAAAATTCCTCAATGGATTACCAAGTTGAGAATCCAAGACGTTTCAGTAACAGATTCGTTGGAAGAGTTGCTAATGCAAATAACGTGGTGCAGTTTTATAAACGGAAGCTTCCAGGTAAACATGAATCAGTGTCATCTAAGAAAAACgtttctttgaatttggatGCGCTAAACCAATATAGTCACGCCGATGGAGAGCTACAAGTGGAAACattattcaaagatttgCTTAGTGGCATGAGCTTATCTTTGCTACCAGAAATTGGTATGAACGAAGCAGTACGCAAGTTTGTTGACAAAGATGACAAAACTGCACTAAAACAATTCATAGATCATGAGGTCAACCATGAGGTTAAGCTCCTCTCTACTAATAAAGATTTTCTACGATCAGAAAATCTGGAAGATTTAAAAAAGCTAGTTAAACAAGTCAAGCTTTCCACCCAAAGCACTGCCGATCCTCCTGCATCTATCACAGGTAACAGTGCCAATTCAGAAGTTGAGATGAATTCATTCATGGATGAAACAACAGAATCACAATTAGGCTTCGAATCAACTAAACCGGCTATTAAGAGAGCaaccaaaaatataaaaagtAAACGTGCTAAGTCAACGCAGCATGGTAATCGCTTACCCGAGCTACTCGATTtagacgaagaagaaattgatgacGACATAGTGTCGGTGTCTATTGACGAGGACAGCGATGATAACCTAATGTTAAGTGAACAGCAAGAGGAAAATTCAATTACTCGTGTGTCCACTGAACACTCTGCTGGTCACAAGAGTACCTTCAAGGGGGCTAACACCAAATCTAAAAGAACAGCTTCTAAGGATATTCCAACAAGAAGGTCTACCTCTAACACACCCAAAACTGCCGTTCTACAGGCACTGCTAAATAAGAAAAGGGGCCCAATGAAATAG